One window of Schistocerca cancellata isolate TAMUIC-IGC-003103 chromosome 9, iqSchCanc2.1, whole genome shotgun sequence genomic DNA carries:
- the LOC126101142 gene encoding Golgi-associated PDZ and coiled-coil motif-containing protein-like isoform X2 — MAATGLSFRWLDILEKEFDKAFVDLEILIDEFDSEEPDVVYTARQKMATLSSCFAQLTHKAQTIFQNSAKVEELLPFVNSVVSLERYEINSKACWRCAICNREEDLK; from the exons ATGGCTGCAACGGGTTTAAGCTTTCGGTGGCTTGACATACTAGAAAAAGAATTTGACAAGGCATTTGTGGATTTAGAAATATTAATCG ATGAATTTGATTCGGAAGAGCCTGATGTTGTTTATACAGCGCGACAGAAAATGGCAACACTGAGCTCCTGTTTCGCACAGCTGACTCATAAAGCTCAAACAATTTTTCAGAACAGCGCCAAGGTTGAG GAATTGTTGCCCTTCGTTAATTCAGTGGTCAGTTTGGAACGTTATGAAATAAATAGTAAAGCGTGTTGGCGTTGTGCAATATGCAATAGAGAGGAAGATTTAAAGTAG